From the genome of bacterium, one region includes:
- a CDS encoding PilZ domain-containing protein, which yields MIATQSSSERRRFLRLPLEIKVHFKALKEGVLDVKGLKPARAKNLSTGGVLFSSARKLPANEVLQMRINFIRAGKPVEMAAIARVARCQKSKAGYNVGVEFLQVYSEDLKVLENFIDRKAKAKKPL from the coding sequence ATGATCGCGACCCAAAGCAGTTCAGAAAGGCGGAGGTTCCTGCGCCTGCCGTTGGAGATCAAGGTCCATTTCAAGGCCCTCAAGGAAGGGGTTTTGGATGTCAAAGGTCTGAAACCGGCCCGGGCCAAGAATTTGAGCACCGGCGGAGTGCTGTTCTCATCGGCCAGGAAATTGCCGGCCAATGAGGTGCTGCAGATGCGGATCAATTTCATCCGGGCCGGCAAGCCGGTGGAGATGGCGGCCATAGCCCGGGTGGCCCGCTGTCAGAAGTCCAAAGCCGGATACAACGTGGGGGTGGAGTTCCTGCAGGTCTATTCCGAGGACCTGAAGGTCTTGGAAAACTTCATTGACCGGAAGGCCAAGGCCAAAAAGCCGCTGTAA